The DNA region ctccatttagggcggactggtctttggccagggactcccaggtgtcggtggggatgttgcactttatcagggaggctttgagggtggtcccttgtaacgtttcctctgcccacctggggctcgtttgcccgtgaaggagttccgagtagagagcttgctttgggagtctcgtgtctggagggcatgcggacaatgtggccctgcccagcggagctggtcgagtgtggtcagtgcttcgatgctggggatgttggcctggtcgaggacgctaacgttggtgcgtctgtcctcccgggagatttgcaggatcttgcggagacatcgctggtggtatttctccagcgacttgaggtgtctactgtacatggtccgtgtctctcagccatacaggagggcaggtatcactacagccctgtagaccatgagcttggtggtggatttaagggcctggtcttcaaacactcttttcctcaggcggccgaaggctgcactggcgcactggaggcggtgttggatctcgtcgttaatgtctgcccttgttgataggaggctcccgaggtatgggaaatggtccacgttgtccagggccgcgccgtggatcttgatgactggggggtagtgctgtgcagcgaggacaggctggtggaggacctttgtcttacggatgtatagcgtaaggcccttgctttcgtacgcctcagtaaatctaTATCAATAcattgttgggggtaatatattagcatggatagaagattggctgacaaacagaaaacagagagtcgggataaatggttcattctcttgggttggcaatcagtaactagtggggtgccgcagggatcagtgctgggaccccaactatttacaatctatattaacgacttggaagaagggaccgagtgtaacgtggacaagtttgctgacgatacaaagatgggaggaaaagcaatgtgtgaggaggacacaaaaaatctgcaaaaggtcatagacaggctcagtgagtgggcaaaaatttggcagatggggtataatgttggaaagtgtgaggtcatgcactttggcagaaaaaaaatcaaagagcaagttattatttaaatggagaaagattgcaaagtgctgcagtacagcgggacatgggggttacttgtgcatgaaacacaaaaggatagtctgcaggtacagcaagtgatcaggaaggccaatagtatcttggcctttattgcaaaggggatggagtataaaagcagggaagtcttgctacagttatacagggtattggtgaggccacacctggagtactgcgtgcagttttggtttccatatttacaaaaggatatacttgctttggaggcagttcagagaaggttcactcggttgatttccggagatgagggagttgacttatgaggaaaggttgaggaggttgggcctctactcattggaattcagaagaatgagaggtgatcttatcgaaacgtataagattatgagggggctggacaaggtggatgcagagaggatgtttccactgttgggggagactagaactagggggcatggtcttagaataagcggccgcccatttaaaactgagatgaggaggaatttcttctctcagagggtcgtaaatctgtggaattcgctgccccagagagctgtggaagccgggacattgaataaatttaagacagagatagacagtttcttaaccgataagggggcgggcagggaagtggagctgagtccatgatcggatcagccatgatggtattaaatggcggagcaggctcgaggggccgagtggccgactcctgttccgatttctgaTGTTATGAATGATGATGTGCCGTCTCCTCTCTCCCGCTCCAGGTGGTGAAGCTGAAGGATGTCTTCCCCCACGGGACGGGCTTTGTGCTGGTCTTCGAGTACATGCTCTCCGACCTTTCCGAGGTCATCCGCAACTCCGACCGACCCCTGACCGAGTCGCAGGTCAAAGGCTACATGGTGATGCTGCTGAAAGGGGTGACCTTTTGCCACGAGAACTCCATCATGCACCGGGTGAGAACCCATTCCCCCGTGTCCAGGCCCcataagaacaggagcaggagtcggccattcggcccctcgagcctgctccgccatttaataccatcatgactgatccgatcgtggactcagctccacttccccgcccgccccttcactcccttatcgttcaaaaaatctgtctatctccaccttaaatgtattcaatgatccagcccccACAGAGCAGAggcgaattctccccggtgtcctggggccaatatttatccctcaatcaacataacagaaacactgatgatctggatcattatcacattgctgcttgtgggagcctgctgtgcgcaaattgattgcctGTTTCCccacgttcatcatcatcatcatcacaggcagtccctcggaatctaggaagacttgcttccattcttagcacgagtccttaggtggctgaacagtccaatacgggagccacagtccctgtcacaggtgggacagacagtggttgagggaaggggagggtgggactggtttgccgcacgctccttccgctgcctgcgcttggtttctgcacgctctcggcgacgagactcgaggtgctcagcgccctcccggatgcactccctccacttagggcggactggtctttggccggggactcccaggtgtcggtgggggatgttgcactttatcagggaggctttgagggtggtccattgtaacgtttcctctgcccacctttggctcgcttgccgtgaaggagcgcttgctttgggagtctcgtgtctgggggcatgcggacaatgtggccctgcccagcggagctggtcgagtgtggtcagtgcgtcgatgctggggatgttgggcctggtcgaggacgctaacgttggtgcgtctgtcctcccggggatttgtaggatcgtgcggagacatcgttggtggtatttctccagcgccttgaggtgtctactgtacatggcccatgtctctgagccatataggagggcgggtatcactacagccctgtagaccacattgagtgcactccaaaagtacttcattggctgtaaagcgctttgagacgcccggtggtcgtgaaaggtgctatataaatcttttTTTCGAGCTTAGTTCCACTTTCccaccgatccctcgattccccgagatccCAAAaatacatcctggtaaatctcctcagtaccctctctagtgcaatcaaatctttcctgtaatgtggtgaccagaactgcacgcagtactccagctgtggcctaaccagtgtttatacagttcgagcataatccacccccctgctcttgtattccatgctttggCAAAtagaggcaagtattccgtatgccttcttaacccctccctccctcactatcttcccaccccgcccccccgcacttccctccctctctctttccctctctctcccctgtaccGATCAAACACTCAAACGGCAACGAGTTCGATACAGAGtaagctctcttttttttttttccccttctctcttccccccccctctctcccccctctctcttccccccctctctcttccccccctctctctttcccccttcttcccccctctcttcccccccctctcttcccccccctctctctttccccccctctctcttccccccctctctcttcccccccctctctctccccccctctctcttccccccctctctctttcccccctctctcttccccccctctctcttcccccccctctctccccccccctctctctcccccccctctctcttcccccccctctctcttcccccccctctctcttctctccccctcctctctctccccccctctctcttccccccctctctcttccccccctctctcttcccccctctctcttcccccctctctctcccctctctctccccccctctctcttccccccctctctcttccccccctctctcttccccccctctctcttccccccctctctcttccccccctctctcttccccccctctctctttcccccctctctcttcccccctctctcttcccccctctctcttcccccctctctctcttccccccctctctcttcccccctctctcttccccccctctctcttccccccctctctcttccccccctctctctccccccctctctcttccccccctctctcttccccccctctctctttcccccctctccttcccccctctctcttccccccctctctcttccccccctctctcttcccccctctctcttcccccctctctcttccccccctctctctttcccNNNNNNNNNNNNNNNNNNNNNNNNNNNNNNNNNNNNNNNNNNNNNNNNNNNNNNNNNNNNNNNNNNNNNNNNNNNNNNNNNNNNNNNNNNNNNNNNNNNNNNNNNNNNNNNNNNNNNNNNNNNNNNNNNNNNNNNNNNNNNNNNNNNNNNNNNNNNNNNNNNNNNNNNNNNNNNNNNNNNNNNNNNNNNNNNNNNNNNNNCCAtacgggcccctcgagcctgctccgccatttaatacgatcatggctgatccgatcatagactcaggttcacttccctgcccgctccccataaccccttattcccttatcgattaagaaattaAGAACATAATTCATTGCAAGtcaatgatacatcagtcattgaaggttggcatgcaggtacagcaggcagtaaagaaagcaaatggcatgctggccttcatagcgaggggatttgaatataggagcagggaggtcttattgcagttgtacagggccttggtgaggcctcacctggaatattgtgtgcagttttggtctcctaatctgaggaaggacattcttgctattgagggagtgcagcgaaggttcaccagactgattcccaggatggcaggactgacatatgaagaaagactggatcgactaggcttatatccacaggaatttagaagaatgaaaggggacctcatagaaacatataaaattctgacgggattggacagattagatgcaggaagaatgttcccgatgttggggaagtccagaaccaggggacacagtccaaggataaggtgtaaaccatttaggaccgagatgaggagaaacttcttcactcagagaattgtgaacctgtggaattctctaccacagaaagttgttgaggccagttcgttagatatattcaaaagggagttagatgtggcccttacggctaaagggatcaaggggtatggagagaaagcaggaaagggatactgaggtgaatgatcagccatgatcatattgaatggtggtgcaggctcgaagggccgaatggcctactcctgcacctattttctatgtttgtataaggTACTAAATCATAGATCAGATCACTGGTCTGGTGACTATTTTAAATCTGCATagtcaaggttgattcctgagatgaaggggttgccttatgaggaaaggttgagcaggttgggcctctactcattggagtttagaagaatgaaggtgatcttattgaaacgtataagattctgagggggctggacagggtagatgcagagaggatgtttccactgatggggggggaatcgtatacgtttcaataagatcattattaaggaagcagtagcgggacatttggaaaagcgtgattcaatcaagcagagtcagcatggtttatgaaagggaaatcgtgtttgaccaatttgttggagttctttgagggtgtaacgagcagggtggacaagggggagccagtggatgtggtgtatttggatttccagaaggcattcgataaggtgccgcataaaaggttactgcacaagataaaagctcacggggttggggtaatattattgaaacgtatcagattctgagggggctgggcagggtagatgcagagaggatgtttcccctcgtggggaaatctagaacgaggggccatagcttcagaataaggggtcgcccatttaagacgaggaggaggaggaatttcttcttaaggagatgaggaggaatttcttctggtgaatctgtggaattctctgccccagagagctgtggggggccgggtcattgaatatatttaaggcggagatagacagatttttgagcgatagggagtcgagggttatggggagcgggcagggaagtggacctgaggccaagatcagatcagtcgcgatcgtattgaatggtggagcaggctcgaggggccgaatggccgactcgtgCACCTATTTCTTGTCTTCTTATGTAGGCAGCAGGCTGCATGGGTGTGATAATTACAAATACACTCACAGAAATGTGCAGCACTGTTAAATCCGCAGACCTCGCTGTAACTGGTGTCTGTTACATGATATCTTTTGTTGTTTGTCGCAGATGGTATCGCGCTCCAGAGCTGCTGTACGGAGCTCGTAAATACGATGAAGGCGTGGATAATTTGGTAAGTGGTATCACTCTCCATTACAGTCACCTCACAaaccgttagatacagagtaaagctcctctacactgtcccatcaaacactcccagggcaggtacagggggttagatacagagtaaagctccctctacactgtccccatcaaacactcccagggcaggtacagggggttagatacagagtaaagctccctctacaatgtcccatcaaacactcccagggcaggtacagggggttagatacagagtaaagctccctctacactgtcccatcaaacactcccagggcaggtacaggaggttagatacagagtaaagctccctctacactgtccccatcaaacactcccagggcaggtacagggagtttgatacagagtaaagctccctctacactgtcccagcaaacgttCCCAGGGCAAAGAGCCGGTGTAATCAGCGGGGTACGTTATGGGGTGGGGGGCGAAAGCGGAGGGGCTGACTCGCTAACCGTGCTGCGCTATGGTTTTCCCCAGGGCCGTGGGCTGCATATTCGGCGAGCTCCTGCACAACTCGCCGCTGTTCCCCGGCGAGAACGACATCGAGCAGCTGTGCTGCGTGCTGCGTGTCCTGGGCACGCCCAACGAGACGATCTGGCCGGTAAGCGCGCCATGCGCAGCGTTCCCGTGAGACAGGTGGAGGGATGTAGGAAGAGGAGGGGCTcagcggcctcctcctgtccctaatgtaacagactcgaggggctgaacggcctcctcctgtcccctaatgtaacaggctcgaggggctgaacggcctcctcctgtccctaatgtaacaggctcgaggggctgaacggcctcctcctgtccctaatgtaacaggctcgaggggctgaacggcctcctcctgtccctaatgtaacaggctcgaggggctgaacggcctcctcctgttcctaatgtacaggctcgaggggctgaacggcctcctcctgtccctaatgtaacaggctcgaggggctgaacggcctcctcctgtccctaatgtaacaggctcgaggggctgaacggcctcctgctcccGTCAGAGAGCGGGGCCCGTGATGAAGACGTCGATCCTGGCGATGAACTTGGTGGCGGTGCCCTGGGTTTTTTTTTGTCagattccagcatgcgcagtatttagcttttggttAACAACGCCGAATGGATACTTGcccttattagctgaggcatagaacacaagaattaggaacaggaggaggccgttcagcccctcgagcctgttacattaggaacatgaggaggccgttcagcccctcgagcctgttacattagggacaggaggaggccgttcagcccctcgagcctgttacattagggacaggaggaggccgttcagcccctcgagcctgttacattagggacaggaggaggccgttcagcccctcgagcctgttacattagggacaggaggaggccgttcagcccctcgagtctgttacattagggataggaggaggccgttcagcccctcgagcctgttacattagggacaggaggaggccgttcagcccctcgagcctgttacattagggacaggaggaggccgttcagcccctcgagcctgttacattagggataggaggaggccgttcagcccctcgagcctgttacattaggaacaggaggaggccgttcagcccctcgagcctgttacattaggtacaggaggaggccgttcagccctcgagcctgttacattaggggcaggaggccgttcagccccattCAGGGGAATGTCGGGCTGGATTCAGGTGTTTGAGTCTGTGGAGTGTGGAGTGGATCCCGGGACCACCTCCGGCGCTCGGTTGGATGCGCCGCACGGTGACGGAGTCCGATGGTCTTTTCTCCAACTTCCCTAATGGCCGGGTGTctgcgttcctccctccctccccgtgcaGGAAATTACAGAGCTGCCCGATTACAACAAGATCACCTTCAAGGAGAACCCGCCCATCCCGCTGGAGCAGATCGCGCCGGATGCCTCgccggaggcggtggatctgctcaaaCGTTTCCTCGTCTACCCGTCCAAGCAGCGGATCAGTGCGGCCGAGGTGAGGAcgcgcccgctcccccccccccccccccacccgcatcGAGCCACGTGGCGCTCACCGTCGCTCTTCGGTCTCCCGTCACGCGCAGTAACGTTTGCGGGCCGCGAGCGCAAGTACACAAATCACCAAACGTAGCGACACAGGTCAGCAAGGGCtggaaaaaagcaaaccaagaactagggtttatttctcgaggcatGGAATTGAAAACTTGTATTGAGCCTtgggttagaccacaattggagcaccgtgcacagttccggtctccatatacctgggttttcccacacttggagcaccgtgcacagttctggtctccatatccctgggttttcccacacttggagcactgcgcacagttctggtctccatatacctgggttttcccacacttggagcaccgcgcacagttctggtctccatatacctgggttttcccacacttggagcaccgtgcacagttctggtctccatatacctgggttttcccacactgggagcaccgtgcacagttctggtttccatatacctgggttagaccacactttgagcaccgtgcacagttctggtctccatatacctgggttttcccacacttggagcaccgtgcacagttctggtctccatatacctgggttagaccacactttgagcaccgtgcacagttctggtctccatatacctgggttagaccacactttgagcaccgtgcacagttctggtctccatatacctgggttagaccacactttgagcaccgtgcacagttctggtctccatatacctgggttagaccacactttgagcaccgtgcacagttctggtctccatatacctgggttagaccacacttggagcaccgtgcacagttctggtctccatatacctgggttagaccacacttggagcactgtgcacagttctggtctccatatacctgggttttcccacacttggagcaccgtgcacagttctggtctccatatacctgggttagaccacacttggagcaccgtgcacagttctggtctccatatacctgggttagaccacactgggagcaccgtgcacagttctggtctccatatacctgggttagaccacacttggagcaccgtgcacagttctggtctccatatacctgggttagaccacacttggagcaccgtgcacagttctggtctccatatacctgggttagaccacacttggagcaccgtgcacagttctggtctccatatacctgggttagaccacacttggagcactgtgcacagttctggtctccatatacctgggttttcccacacttggagcaccgcgcacagttctggtctccgtatacctgggttagaccacacttggagcaccgtgcacagttctggtctccatatacctgggttagaccatacttggagcatcgtgcacagttctggtctccatatacctgggttagaccacacttggagcaccgtgcacagttctggtctccatataccagggttagaccacacttgtagcaccgtgcacagttctggtctccatatacctgggttagaccacactttgagcaccgtgcacagttctggtctccatatacctgggttagaccacacttggagcaccgtgcacagttctgatctccatatacctgggttagaccacacttggagcaccgtgcccagttctggtctccatatacctgggttagaccacacttggagcaccgtgcacagttctggtctccatataccttggttagaccacacttggagcaccgtgcacagttctgatctccatatacctgggttagaccacacttggagcaccgtgcacagttctggtctccatattataaaaaggataccgaggcactggagagggtgcaaaataaAGTTTGACAAGTATGAAACCAGAACCGAGCGGTTATAACTAtctggaaaggttgaacaggccgTGGGTCCTTTctgtggaacagagaaggctgaggggcgaccggATTGAGGTCGATAAAATGACGaaggggtagatgtagagaaagggagccaaaattgccccccgaCCAAAACGGGACACACTCATAGTTTTCTTTGTCGAGTTATGCCCCAATCGTTGGGGCAGTGTCTGGAGTGActttgccctctttttttttttccttccggCGGGGTGGTGAAGTCAGGCTACATTGTGGCGGGGAGCGGGGCGGATCCAGGTGAGCGTGCTAACGCGTAGCAacgcccctcttttcccccccccccagcccacccccccccccctcggttaaaggggagggcagccgCGAGCTCGGCACAAAGTTTAAGTCAGGGTCCCACCTGGGGGGGGCCGCCagcgagggtttcagccgggcccagCGGCCCCGGGAACCCAAGAAAAGCCGGGCCGGCTACTTATGtaaaatggcgactgcggc from Pristiophorus japonicus isolate sPriJap1 chromosome 32, sPriJap1.hap1, whole genome shotgun sequence includes:
- the cdk20 gene encoding cyclin-dependent kinase 20, with the protein product MEQYSILGRIGEGAHGIVFKAKHIETGETVALKKVALRKLEDGIPNQALREIKALQEIEDNQYVVKLKDVFPHGTGFVLVFEYMLSDLSEVIRNSDRPLTESQVKGYMVMLLKGVTFCHENSIMHRMVSRSRAAVRSSAVGCIFGELLHNSPLFPGENDIEQLCCVLRVLGTPNETIWPEITELPDYNKITFKENPPIPLEQIAPDASPEAVDLLKRFLVYPSKQRISAAEALLHPYFFKEPLPAHHSELPIPQRGAMKTQQRLQHQFEFHIDQPVEESVVDPDLVAQHVRVW